The proteins below are encoded in one region of Methanosarcina barkeri 3:
- a CDS encoding YqaA family protein: MLEALSAFIANYGYLNLFILSFLASTVLPLGSEALVVALIYQGFNPFAVVLVATSGNYLGSCTTYYLGLKGRPVLEKFLSPSPEKLEKSEKLFKKYGLYTLLFTWVPGIGDAITMVAGLMQLPFRYFSVLVFLGKFGRYFAIAYLTVFFSN; the protein is encoded by the coding sequence ATGCTTGAAGCTTTAAGTGCTTTTATTGCCAATTACGGGTACCTGAACCTCTTTATCCTTAGCTTTCTGGCTTCCACGGTTTTGCCTTTAGGATCAGAAGCACTGGTAGTAGCTCTTATTTATCAGGGTTTTAATCCTTTTGCTGTCGTTCTGGTGGCGACTTCAGGCAATTATCTCGGATCGTGTACAACGTACTATCTCGGGCTAAAAGGGCGTCCGGTACTTGAGAAGTTTCTGTCTCCTTCTCCTGAGAAGCTTGAGAAAAGCGAGAAGCTTTTTAAAAAATATGGTCTTTATACTCTTCTTTTTACCTGGGTTCCAGGTATCGGAGACGCAATTACCATGGTTGCCGGGCTTATGCAGCTTCCTTTCCGATACTTTTCTGTCCTGGTTTTTCTTGGGAAATTCGGGCGTTATTTTGCTATTGCTTATCTAACAGTTTTTTTTAGCAATTGA